The proteins below come from a single Buchnera aphidicola (Thelaxes californica) genomic window:
- the htpG gene encoding molecular chaperone HtpG, giving the protein MNTKTKEIYNFQSETKEILKLMIHSLYSNKEIFLRELIANASDALDKIRFLSITNSNLNIYNTNLSITIECNKKEKTIIISDNGIGMNKKEVIENLGTIAKSGTKNFLSSLNKNNDNKTNLIGQFGVGFYSSFIVADHVTVHTRSVHNSPKEGILWQSHGTGEYSIEYKEKKEVGTSVILKLKEQNQEFLDHWRLKNIIQKYSEYINFSINIKNEKNELEQINKTQALWTHKRTEIKEKQYIEFYKNFTKTSEDPLLWIHNHVEGNQTYILLLYIPSKLSSLPWNQDKKNGIKLYIQKIFIMDGLETLLPNYLRFIKGIVDCNDLPLNISREILQNNKIIEILKKSITKKILNVLEKISVTDQKKYTTFWKNFGTIFKEGPAEDINNRITILKLLRFHSIQHHNEEQYISLENYKKNMVPEQKNIYFITGDNYISASNSPHLEIFKKNNIDVLILSDKVDEWMVNYLIDFEGIKFQSVTKHDQNLNLLFKNHDNKEEIPIEIKQLIEKIKNILKNEIKDVQPTYKLTDTPAVLVPDTNEMSTQMAKLFIAVGQKVPPIKYILEINPKHFLIKKMSKMTDEKEITLWIQMLFDQTVLIEKGSVDNPNAFIARINHILNF; this is encoded by the coding sequence ATGAATACAAAAACAAAAGAAATATATAATTTTCAATCAGAGACAAAAGAAATATTAAAATTAATGATTCATTCTTTATATTCCAATAAAGAAATTTTTTTAAGAGAATTAATTGCTAATGCTTCAGATGCTTTAGATAAAATCAGATTTTTATCTATTACTAATTCTAATTTAAATATATATAATACAAACTTGTCCATTACTATTGAATGTAATAAAAAAGAAAAAACAATAATTATCAGTGATAATGGAATTGGAATGAATAAAAAAGAAGTAATAGAAAATTTAGGAACTATTGCTAAATCTGGAACTAAAAATTTTTTATCATCTTTAAATAAAAATAATGATAATAAAACAAATCTAATTGGACAATTTGGAGTAGGTTTTTATTCTTCATTCATCGTTGCAGATCATGTAACAGTACATACAAGATCAGTACATAATTCTCCTAAAGAGGGAATTTTATGGCAATCTCATGGAACTGGAGAATATTCCATAGAATATAAAGAAAAAAAAGAAGTAGGTACTTCAGTCATTCTAAAATTAAAAGAACAAAACCAAGAATTTTTAGATCATTGGCGTCTAAAAAATATTATTCAAAAATATTCTGAATATATTAATTTTTCAATTAATATAAAAAATGAAAAAAATGAACTAGAACAAATAAATAAAACACAAGCATTATGGACACATAAAAGAACAGAAATCAAAGAAAAACAATATATAGAATTTTACAAAAATTTTACTAAAACGTCAGAAGATCCTTTATTATGGATACATAATCACGTTGAAGGTAATCAAACATATATACTTTTATTGTATATACCATCAAAATTATCATCTCTTCCATGGAATCAAGATAAAAAAAATGGAATAAAATTATATATACAAAAAATTTTTATTATGGACGGTTTAGAAACATTATTACCAAATTACTTAAGATTTATTAAAGGTATTGTTGATTGTAATGATTTACCTTTAAATATATCTAGAGAAATACTGCAAAATAATAAAATTATCGAAATATTAAAAAAATCTATTACGAAAAAAATATTAAATGTATTAGAAAAAATTTCCGTAACTGATCAAAAAAAATATACAACTTTTTGGAAAAATTTTGGAACTATTTTTAAAGAAGGTCCAGCAGAAGATATCAATAATCGAATAACCATTCTAAAACTATTAAGATTTCATTCAATACAACATCATAATGAAGAGCAATATATTTCTTTAGAAAATTATAAAAAAAATATGGTACCAGAACAAAAAAATATATATTTTATAACAGGAGATAATTATATATCAGCAAGTAATAGTCCACATTTAGAAATATTTAAAAAAAATAACATTGATGTATTAATTTTGTCAGATAAAGTAGATGAATGGATGGTAAATTATTTAATCGATTTTGAAGGAATAAAATTTCAATCTGTTACAAAACATGATCAAAATTTAAATCTACTATTTAAAAATCATGATAATAAAGAAGAAATTCCAATAGAAATAAAACAACTGATTGAAAAAATTAAAAACATATTAAAAAATGAAATCAAAGATGTTCAACCAACATATAAACTAACAGATACTCCAGCAGTATTAGTACCAGATACTAATGAAATGTCTACTCAGATGGCTAAATTATTTATAGCTGTTGGTCAAAAAGTACCTCCGATCAAATATATATTAGAAATTAATCCAAAACATTTTTTAATAAAAAAAATGTCAAAAATGACTGATGAAAAAGAAATAACATTATGGATTCAAATGTTATTTGATCAAACAGTATTAATTGAAAAAGGAAGTGTAGATAATCCAAATGCTTTTATTGCACGCATTAATCACATATTAAACTTCTAA
- a CDS encoding DNA-directed RNA polymerase subunit alpha: MTEIALSFLKPRLVDIIQITPFHAKVTLEPLERGFGYTLGNALRRILLSSIPGSAITEVEIDGVLHEYSSKEGVREDIIEILLNLKNLSIKMHKKNESILTLCKSGITTVTAADFEYNADVEIMNLNHIICHLTSSEVTINMRIKVEKGRGYVSAVSRMNKLDLSDRPIGRLLLDASYSPINRISYLVESARVAQRTDLDKLILEMETNGTIDPEKAIRIAATILSEQLTAFVDLRNVPIPEVKEEKPEFEPILLRPVDDLELTVRSANCLKAESIQYIGDLVQRTEVELLRTPNLGKKSLTEIKDVLSSRNLSLGMRIENWPPLNLQDRVK, encoded by the coding sequence ATGACAGAAATTGCTTTAAGTTTTTTAAAACCTAGGTTAGTGGATATTATTCAAATTACTCCTTTTCATGCTAAAGTAACTTTAGAACCTTTAGAAAGAGGTTTTGGTTATACTCTTGGTAATGCATTAAGACGTATTTTGTTGTCTTCTATTCCTGGTTCTGCTATTACGGAAGTAGAAATTGATGGTGTATTACATGAATATAGTTCTAAAGAAGGTGTTAGAGAAGATATTATTGAAATATTATTAAATTTAAAAAATTTGTCTATAAAAATGCATAAAAAAAACGAATCAATATTAACATTATGTAAATCTGGTATTACAACAGTTACTGCTGCAGATTTTGAATATAATGCAGATGTTGAAATTATGAATTTAAATCATATTATTTGTCATTTAACTTCTTCTGAAGTTACAATAAATATGCGTATTAAAGTGGAAAAAGGTAGAGGTTATGTTTCTGCTGTATCTAGAATGAATAAATTAGATCTTTCAGATAGACCAATTGGAAGATTATTGTTAGATGCTAGTTATAGTCCAATTAATAGAATTTCTTATCTTGTTGAATCGGCTAGAGTAGCACAACGTACTGATTTAGATAAACTAATTTTAGAAATGGAAACTAATGGAACTATTGATCCAGAAAAAGCTATTAGAATTGCTGCAACTATTTTGTCTGAACAATTAACTGCTTTTGTTGATTTAAGAAATGTTCCTATTCCAGAAGTAAAAGAAGAAAAACCAGAATTTGAACCTATTTTATTGCGTCCAGTTGATGATTTAGAACTTACTGTACGTTCAGCTAATTGTTTAAAAGCTGAATCGATTCAATATATTGGAGATTTAGTACAAAGAACAGAAGTAGAATTATTACGTACACCAAATTTAGGTAAAAAATCTTTAACTGAAATTAAAGATGTGTTGTCTTCAAGGAATTTATCGTTAGGTATGAGAATTGAAAATTGGCCCCCATTAAATCTTCAAGATCGAGTAAAATAA
- the fmt gene encoding methionyl-tRNA formyltransferase, translated as MKIIFRNYKKKIFFAGSGKFAMVHLKSLIKLKYNIVAILTQPNKPSGRGQKIQLSEIQQIAKENNIIIFTAQNIYDIEQEKKIFQIYADILVVVSYGVILPNFFLKKFSLGAINVHASLLPKWRGPAPIQWSILSGDKITGVTTIYMEKTVDTGPIIHSISCPIFKKDNYIDIFNKLSLIGIECLNITLQKIINNTVTLIPQNEKKATYSKKIFKKNSLINWNNTANYIEKMTRAFNPWPIPYFLYKKKNIKVWKVNIIKKKLKNTNNGIIYKINQNGLQITTLENILQIKKLQIPGKKIVTFLDFLNANKNFFVEGDHTN; from the coding sequence ATGAAAATAATATTTAGAAATTATAAAAAAAAAATTTTTTTTGCAGGATCAGGAAAATTTGCAATGGTTCACTTAAAAAGTTTAATAAAACTTAAATATAATATTGTTGCTATTTTAACACAACCAAATAAACCCTCAGGAAGAGGACAAAAAATTCAATTGTCGGAAATACAACAAATCGCCAAAGAAAACAATATTATTATATTTACTGCTCAAAACATTTATGATATTGAACAAGAAAAAAAAATATTTCAAATATATGCAGATATACTGGTAGTAGTGTCTTATGGAGTAATTTTACCTAATTTTTTCTTAAAAAAATTTTCTTTAGGAGCTATCAATGTTCACGCGTCATTATTACCAAAATGGAGAGGACCAGCTCCTATACAATGGTCTATTTTATCTGGTGATAAAATAACAGGAGTCACAACAATATATATGGAAAAAACAGTAGATACAGGTCCTATTATTCATTCAATTTCTTGTCCAATTTTTAAAAAAGATAATTATATAGATATATTTAATAAATTATCATTAATAGGTATAGAATGTCTGAATATAACTTTGCAAAAAATTATAAATAATACAGTAACATTAATTCCTCAAAATGAAAAAAAAGCTACTTATTCTAAAAAAATTTTTAAAAAAAATAGTTTAATTAATTGGAATAATACAGCAAATTATATTGAAAAAATGACAAGAGCATTTAATCCTTGGCCAATACCATATTTTTTATATAAAAAAAAAAATATCAAGGTATGGAAAGTAAATATTATAAAAAAAAAATTAAAAAATACAAATAATGGTATAATTTACAAAATAAATCAAAATGGTTTACAAATTACTACATTGGAAAATATTCTACAAATAAAAAAATTACAAATACCAGGAAAAAAAATAGTAACATTTTTAGATTTTTTAAATGCTAATAAAAATTTTTTTGTAGAAGGAGATCACACTAATTAA
- a CDS encoding adenylate kinase family protein has protein sequence MHIIILGAPGSGKGTQSNFISNKLNLPIISTSKLLKIEVYKNSKNSKTISHSIKNGLLVSNQIVIKLIKKRLKEKDCKNGFILDGFPRTVEQADSIESASISIDIVILLQIQKKNLIKRLLGRKIHLKSGRIYHDIFSPPLQKNKDDITGEPLNKRIDDTLDVIEKRIQEYEKTTVPLIKYYEKKKKIYKINGELPIHNINKKIFNLFE, from the coding sequence ATGCACATTATTATACTTGGAGCTCCAGGTAGTGGAAAAGGAACACAATCAAATTTTATTAGTAATAAATTAAATTTACCAATTATTTCTACAAGCAAATTATTAAAAATAGAAGTATACAAAAATTCAAAAAATAGTAAAACTATTTCTCATAGTATAAAAAATGGATTGTTAGTTTCAAATCAAATTGTAATTAAATTAATAAAAAAAAGATTAAAAGAAAAAGATTGTAAAAATGGTTTTATATTAGATGGATTTCCAAGAACAGTGGAACAAGCAGATTCTATAGAATCTGCTTCTATATCTATAGATATAGTTATTTTATTACAAATTCAAAAAAAAAATCTGATAAAGAGATTGTTAGGAAGAAAAATTCACCTTAAATCTGGAAGAATATATCATGATATATTTTCTCCTCCATTACAAAAAAATAAAGATGATATAACTGGAGAACCGCTAAATAAAAGAATAGATGATACATTAGATGTTATAGAAAAAAGGATTCAAGAATATGAAAAAACAACTGTACCATTAATTAAATATTATGAAAAGAAAAAAAAAATATATAAAATTAATGGAGAATTACCAATACACAATATTAATAAAAAAATATTCAATTTATTTGAATAA
- the folD gene encoding bifunctional methylenetetrahydrofolate dehydrogenase/methenyltetrahydrofolate cyclohydrolase FolD has product MLKKIINGNIISLEIRNKIKIKVKQKIREGHRPPGLAVILIGNNTSSKIYIENKTKACQQIGILSKNWFLPENTSETELLNLIKQLNTDTSIDGILVQLPFPKSINPQNIFSSIHPKKDVDGFHPYNIGCLFQKTPKLRPCTPKGIMLLLQYFNIHMHGMHAVILGASNIVGRPMCMELLLAGCTTTVTHRFTKNISHHINQADILVVAIGQSNFVKGEWLKKGVIVIDAGINQLQDGTITGDVDFNSALEKCSLITPVPGGVGPMTITALLLNTIESYESNVI; this is encoded by the coding sequence ATGTTAAAAAAAATCATTAATGGAAATATCATTTCTTTAGAAATAAGAAATAAAATAAAAATAAAAGTAAAACAAAAAATAAGAGAAGGACATCGTCCACCTGGTCTAGCAGTAATATTAATTGGAAATAATACTTCTTCAAAAATATATATTGAAAATAAAACAAAAGCTTGTCAACAAATTGGAATTTTGTCAAAAAATTGGTTCTTACCAGAAAATACTTCAGAAACAGAACTACTTAATTTAATTAAACAATTAAATACAGATACTTCTATAGATGGAATATTAGTACAATTACCTTTTCCTAAAAGTATTAATCCTCAAAATATTTTTAGTAGTATTCATCCTAAAAAAGATGTAGATGGTTTTCATCCTTATAATATTGGATGTTTATTCCAAAAAACACCAAAATTAAGACCTTGTACCCCAAAAGGTATTATGTTGTTACTACAATATTTTAATATTCACATGCATGGAATGCATGCAGTAATTTTAGGAGCATCAAATATAGTTGGAAGACCAATGTGTATGGAATTATTATTAGCTGGTTGTACTACAACAGTTACTCATCGTTTTACTAAAAATATTTCACATCATATTAATCAAGCAGATATATTAGTTGTAGCAATTGGTCAATCAAATTTTGTAAAAGGGGAATGGTTAAAAAAAGGAGTAATTGTTATTGATGCAGGAATTAATCAATTACAAGATGGAACAATTACAGGAGATGTAGATTTTAATTCTGCTCTTGAAAAATGTTCATTGATTACTCCTGTTCCAGGAGGAGTTGGACCAATGACAATTACAGCTTTGTTATTAAATACAATAGAATCTTATGAATCAAATGTGATTTAA
- the rpsD gene encoding 30S ribosomal protein S4 encodes MAKYLGPKLKLCRREGTDLFLKSGFRSIDTKCKIDKLPGFHGARKTRLSDYGLQLREKQKVRRLYGILEKQFHNYYKKAARIKGNTGENLLRLLEYRLDNVVYRMGFGSTRLESRQLISHKSIMVNEKIVNIASYNVNVTDCISIHINSKRQHRIKASLELSEQREKVEWMKINKIKMEGVVIRNPERSDFSSEINEHLIIELYSK; translated from the coding sequence ATGGCAAAGTATTTAGGACCTAAATTAAAGTTGTGTCGACGAGAAGGAACAGATTTATTTTTGAAGTCTGGTTTTAGATCTATTGATACTAAATGTAAAATAGATAAATTACCAGGATTTCATGGTGCTCGTAAAACACGTTTATCAGATTATGGTTTACAATTACGTGAAAAACAAAAAGTTCGTCGATTATATGGTATTTTAGAAAAACAATTTCATAATTATTATAAAAAAGCTGCTCGAATTAAAGGAAATACAGGAGAAAATTTATTACGTCTTTTAGAATATCGTTTAGATAATGTTGTATATAGGATGGGATTTGGTAGTACACGTTTAGAATCGAGACAATTAATTAGTCATAAATCTATTATGGTCAATGAAAAAATAGTGAATATAGCATCTTATAATGTGAATGTTACAGATTGTATTTCGATTCATATTAATTCAAAAAGACAACATCGTATTAAAGCATCTTTAGAATTATCAGAACAAAGAGAAAAAGTTGAATGGATGAAAATTAATAAAATAAAAATGGAAGGGGTAGTAATAAGAAATCCGGAGCGTTCTGATTTTTCTTCAGAAATTAATGAACATTTAATTATCGAATTATATTCGAAATAA
- the rplQ gene encoding 50S ribosomal protein L17, with product MRHRKIGRKFNRNSSHVRLMLRNMMCSLIQYEMIKTTLAKAKELRRFIEPIITRSKCNSVANRRIVFSRIRNKNMVYKLFKDIGPYFLHRLGGYTRILKCGFRKGDNAILAYIQLVDRKKENGTGILKK from the coding sequence ATGCGTCATAGGAAAATAGGGCGTAAATTTAATAGAAATAGTAGTCATGTACGATTGATGTTGCGAAATATGATGTGTTCTTTAATTCAATATGAAATGATTAAAACAACGTTAGCTAAAGCAAAAGAATTGCGTAGATTTATTGAACCAATAATTACACGATCTAAATGTAATTCTGTTGCTAATCGTCGTATTGTTTTTTCTCGAATTAGAAATAAGAATATGGTATATAAACTTTTTAAAGATATTGGTCCTTATTTTTTGCATAGATTAGGTGGATATACAAGAATTTTAAAATGTGGTTTTCGAAAAGGTGATAACGCTATTTTAGCATATATTCAATTAGTAGATAGAAAAAAAGAAAATGGTACAGGTATTTTAAAAAAATAG
- the aroE gene encoding shikimate dehydrogenase: MIINKNVLYSVFGNPINHSLSPLIHNFFSEYSGIHYDYNAKLIEIDSFEKCISIFFQNKYAKGANITAPFKNKAYFLSDHLTDRAFIAGSVNTFKKNKNNIIIGDNTDGVGILYDLKRLNYLEKKKISKILILGAGGAAKGIIPVLLQDGHNVFVYNRTIKKTKEIYKNLNMLGNLCILNNFDDKKLLFDCIINTTSCIFDPIFEYFPYNLFSINTVFYDICYNLNCDTSFLVWCKKRGALNCSDGLGMLISQAAYSFLLWFNCLIHIDDLINYVFKKILQKNYNF, encoded by the coding sequence ATGATTATAAATAAAAATGTATTGTATTCTGTTTTTGGTAATCCTATTAATCATAGTTTATCTCCATTGATTCATAATTTTTTTTCTGAATATAGTGGAATACATTATGATTACAATGCTAAACTTATTGAAATTGATTCTTTTGAAAAATGTATATCTATTTTTTTTCAAAATAAATATGCAAAAGGAGCGAATATTACTGCACCTTTTAAAAATAAAGCTTATTTTTTATCAGATCATTTAACTGATAGAGCGTTTATTGCTGGTTCTGTTAATACATTTAAAAAAAATAAAAATAATATTATTATTGGTGATAATACTGATGGTGTAGGAATTTTATATGATTTAAAACGTTTAAATTATTTAGAGAAAAAAAAAATATCAAAAATATTGATTTTAGGAGCTGGAGGAGCAGCAAAAGGCATTATTCCAGTTTTATTACAAGATGGTCATAATGTATTTGTATATAATCGTACAATCAAAAAGACAAAAGAAATATATAAAAATTTAAATATGTTAGGAAATTTATGTATTTTAAATAATTTTGATGATAAAAAATTGTTGTTTGATTGTATTATTAATACTACTTCTTGTATATTTGACCCAATTTTTGAATATTTTCCTTATAATTTATTTTCTATAAATACAGTTTTTTATGATATATGTTACAATCTTAATTGTGATACTTCTTTTTTAGTTTGGTGTAAAAAAAGAGGGGCATTAAATTGTAGTGATGGTTTAGGAATGTTAATTAGTCAAGCTGCTTATTCATTTTTATTGTGGTTTAATTGTTTAATACACATTGATGATTTAATTAATTATGTTTTTAAAAAAATTTTACAAAAAAATTATAATTTTTAA
- the rpsK gene encoding 30S ribosomal protein S11, with product MPKTTTIRTKKNVKKQVLDGIAHIHASFNNTIVTITDRQGNTLGWATSGGSGFRGSRKSTPFAAQVAAERCAENVKEYGIKTLEVMVKGPGPGRESTIRALNAAGFRITNITDVTPIPHNGCRPPKKRRV from the coding sequence ATGCCAAAAACTACTACTATACGTACAAAGAAAAATGTAAAAAAACAAGTATTAGATGGAATAGCACATATACATGCTTCGTTTAACAATACTATTGTTACAATTACAGATCGTCAAGGAAATACATTAGGTTGGGCTACTTCTGGAGGTTCAGGATTTCGAGGATCTAGAAAATCAACTCCTTTTGCTGCTCAAGTAGCTGCTGAACGATGCGCTGAAAATGTCAAAGAATATGGAATCAAAACTTTAGAAGTGATGGTAAAAGGTCCTGGACCTGGACGTGAATCTACTATTCGAGCATTAAATGCTGCAGGTTTTCGTATTACAAACATTACAGATGTTACTCCTATTCCTCATAATGGTTGTAGACCTCCTAAAAAAAGAAGAGTTTAA
- the cysS gene encoding cysteine--tRNA ligase → MLKIFNSLNNQEEVFLSNNKKINLYVCGITAYDHCHIGHGRTFIFFDVVVRYLKFIGYKVNYIRNITDIDDKIINKSLKEKINYKKIVEKTIHSMNQDFKLLNMLKPDKEPLVTHHINEIICMINSLLKKNFAYISKNGDVNFSINRCEHYGNLSNQILSKIKSFKKNNRVLYKNNELDFVLWKKSKLNEPFWLSPWGKGRPGWHIECSAISSIYLKKNCDIHGGGIDLLFPHHENEKAQSDCFYGKKYVNYWMHVGSVLINNQKMSKSLNNTIRLNTLLQKYDPEIIRFYILSQHYRKPLNYVESKLNQATSAMYRLYTVLSDINFYETLNVCNKDLQNNDYTLFKKIMDSDFNTPHVLSMMFKIVKQINILKSTNKFKVYQLALKLKTIGNILGILFYNPHIFLKKKYLYLPISIQKIELLITIRQHARLYKKWKKADVIRKKLKFLGINLKDNNNCTSWYYL, encoded by the coding sequence ATGTTGAAAATATTTAATTCTTTAAATAATCAAGAAGAAGTATTCTTAAGTAATAATAAAAAAATTAATTTGTATGTATGTGGAATTACTGCATATGATCATTGTCATATTGGACATGGTAGAACATTTATATTTTTTGATGTTGTGGTGCGATATTTAAAATTTATTGGTTATAAAGTGAATTATATTCGTAATATTACCGATATTGATGATAAAATAATAAATAAATCTTTAAAAGAAAAAATTAATTACAAAAAAATAGTTGAAAAAACTATTCATAGTATGAATCAAGATTTTAAACTTTTAAATATGTTGAAACCAGACAAAGAACCTTTAGTGACTCATCATATTAATGAAATTATATGTATGATTAATAGTTTATTAAAAAAAAATTTTGCTTATATATCAAAAAATGGTGATGTAAATTTTTCTATTAATCGTTGTGAACATTATGGTAATTTATCAAATCAAATTTTATCAAAAATAAAATCATTCAAAAAAAATAATAGAGTTTTGTATAAAAACAATGAATTAGATTTTGTGTTATGGAAAAAATCTAAATTGAATGAACCTTTTTGGTTATCTCCATGGGGAAAAGGAAGACCTGGATGGCATATCGAATGTTCTGCTATTAGTTCAATATATTTAAAAAAAAATTGTGATATACATGGAGGAGGAATAGATTTATTATTTCCTCATCATGAAAATGAAAAAGCACAATCTGATTGTTTTTATGGGAAAAAATATGTTAATTATTGGATGCATGTAGGTTCTGTTTTGATAAATAATCAAAAAATGTCTAAATCTTTAAATAATACAATTCGATTAAATACTTTATTGCAAAAGTATGATCCAGAAATTATTCGATTTTATATTTTATCTCAACATTATAGAAAACCTTTAAATTATGTGGAATCAAAGTTAAATCAAGCAACAAGTGCTATGTACCGTTTATATACGGTACTGTCAGATATCAATTTTTATGAAACATTAAATGTGTGTAATAAAGATCTTCAAAATAATGATTATACATTATTTAAAAAAATCATGGATTCAGATTTTAATACTCCTCATGTATTATCTATGATGTTTAAAATAGTTAAACAAATAAATATTTTAAAAAGTACTAATAAATTTAAAGTATATCAATTAGCTTTAAAATTAAAAACTATAGGAAATATTTTAGGAATTTTATTTTATAATCCTCATATATTTTTAAAAAAGAAATATTTATATTTACCAATAAGTATACAAAAAATTGAATTATTAATTACAATTAGACAACACGCTCGTCTATATAAAAAATGGAAAAAAGCTGATGTAATTAGAAAAAAACTCAAATTTTTAGGAATTAATCTAAAAGATAATAATAATTGCACTTCATGGTATTATTTATAG
- the cspE gene encoding transcription antiterminator/RNA stability regulator CspE, protein MSKIKGNVKWFNESKGFGFITPEDGSKDVFVHFSAIQSNGFKTLAEGQSVEFEITEGVKGPSATNVISL, encoded by the coding sequence ATGTCCAAGATTAAAGGTAATGTTAAGTGGTTTAATGAATCTAAAGGTTTTGGTTTTATTACTCCTGAAGATGGTAGTAAAGATGTTTTTGTACATTTTTCAGCAATTCAAAGTAATGGATTTAAAACATTAGCAGAAGGTCAAAGTGTTGAATTTGAAATTACTGAAGGAGTAAAAGGACCATCCGCTACTAACGTTATCAGTTTATAA
- the ybeD gene encoding DUF493 family protein YbeD: protein MKNKLENLLQFPCSFTYKVIGLAHPELINNVIKRIQIYIPGDYTPVIKSSNKGNYISIAVTVFAKNFYEIENLYLELSKINMVKIVL from the coding sequence ATGAAAAATAAATTAGAAAATTTATTACAATTTCCCTGTTCATTTACTTATAAAGTGATTGGTCTTGCACATCCTGAATTAATTAATAATGTAATTAAAAGAATTCAAATATATATTCCAGGAGATTATACACCTGTAATCAAATCTAGTAATAAGGGAAATTATATTTCTATTGCAGTGACAGTGTTTGCAAAAAACTTTTATGAAATAGAAAATTTATATTTAGAGTTAAGTAAAATTAATATGGTAAAAATAGTATTATAA
- the def gene encoding peptide deformylase, which produces MTVLKILQYPNKKLREKAQLVTALNQKIQTIIKDMFETMYEKNGIGLAATQVGIPLQIIIMIDIDHDEKKIVLINPIIIKKNGNIKTREGCLSIPQERAFVNRFQNIIVKGLNEKGEKKIITAKGTLSVCIQHEIDHLNGILFIDRLSFLKRQIIEKKIKKNKKNENNI; this is translated from the coding sequence ATGACAGTATTAAAAATACTACAATATCCTAACAAAAAACTCAGAGAGAAAGCTCAATTAGTAACAGCACTTAATCAAAAAATTCAAACAATAATTAAAGATATGTTTGAAACGATGTATGAAAAAAATGGAATTGGACTTGCCGCAACTCAAGTAGGAATACCTCTTCAAATTATTATTATGATTGATATTGATCATGATGAAAAAAAAATAGTTTTAATTAATCCAATAATAATAAAAAAAAATGGAAACATAAAAACTAGAGAAGGATGTTTATCTATTCCTCAAGAACGTGCGTTTGTAAATAGATTTCAAAATATTATTGTAAAAGGGTTAAATGAAAAAGGAGAAAAAAAAATTATAACAGCAAAAGGAACGCTCTCAGTATGTATACAACATGAGATAGATCATTTAAATGGTATTTTATTTATTGATAGATTATCTTTTCTAAAAAGACAAATTATCGAAAAAAAAATAAAAAAAAATAAAAAAAATGAAAATAATATTTAG
- the rpsM gene encoding 30S ribosomal protein S13 has product MARIAGINIPDNKHTSIALRYIYGIGKTRAKQICLSSGISESIKINQLTDIQIDSLRECITKMVVEGDLRRQKTLSIKRLMDLGCYRGVRHRKSLPVRGQRTKTNARTRKGPRKVLKK; this is encoded by the coding sequence ATGGCACGTATTGCAGGAATTAATATTCCTGATAATAAACATACGAGTATTGCTTTAAGATATATATATGGAATTGGAAAAACAAGAGCAAAACAAATTTGTTTATCATCAGGAATATCTGAAAGTATTAAAATTAATCAATTAACAGATATTCAAATTGATTCTTTAAGGGAATGTATTACAAAAATGGTTGTTGAAGGAGATTTAAGAAGACAAAAAACTTTAAGTATTAAAAGATTGATGGATTTAGGATGTTACAGGGGTGTAAGACATCGTAAAAGTCTTCCAGTTAGAGGACAAAGAACTAAAACAAATGCAAGAACAAGAAAAGGCCCTAGAAAGGTTTTAAAAAAATAA